AATATCCTTAGAGTCTATCACCAGTACACGCCAAGTCGATTTGAAATTCATCCACTCTTTGATTTTCATTATGTCTTTTTCAAACTTAGGAGAGCTATGAAACTTCTTATCTAACTGACCATTCACATGGTTAGAATTAATCATCCCATCAACTCCTATCCTAAACAGGATATACGCCATGCTTACGCTCTGAAAACATTACATTTTTTGATTCATAGGCAGCGAATCTTTGTATTAACTCTTTTCTTAATTGGTTTGGATCTACAATAGCATCGACAACCATTTCTGAAGCTAATCGATAGATATCAATATTCTCTTTATACTCTTCTTGCTTTTGTTTAATAAAAACTGGACGTTCTTCCTCTGGAAGCTCTGAAATTTTATTAGCATACACAGCATTAACAGCTGCCTCTGGCCCCATAACAGCAATTTGTGCGCTAGGCAAAGCTAAACAACAATCAGGGTCAAAGGCTGGACCTGCCATGGCATATAACCCAGCTCCATACGCTTTTCGAACAATAACTGAAATCTTAGGGACAGTTGCTTCACTCATGGCTGCCAACATTTTTGCCCCATGGCGGATGATACCTGCTCTTTCTACTCTAGTGCCAATCATAAATCCAGGAATATCTGCTAGGAATAGCAATGGGATATGGAAGGCATCACACAGTTGGATAAACTTTGCTGCCTTATCGGCTGAATCATGAAAAAGAACGCCACCCTTTACTCGAGGCTGATTTGCAATAATTCCAACAACCTTACCGTCCATTCTAGCTAAGCCAGTGATGATTTCAGAAGCAAACAGCTTTTTAATCTCACAAAAACTGTCTTCATCAATAAGGTGATTGACAAGCTCATACATATCAAAAGGAGCGTTTTGATTTTCTGGGATTAAATCTTCTATGCTTCTCTCAGAAAATAAAGGTGATTGTGCTTCATTCACACGTGGTTTTTGCTTATAGTTTTGAGGAAAATAGCTCAAATAATTACGCGCATAGTGGATGGCCTCTTCCTCTGTTTCTGCAAGCACATCACCACATCCAGAAACAGAGCAGTGCATTCTTGCACCTCCCATTTCCTCTAACGTAACTTTTTCCCCTATTACCTTTTCTGCCATACGAGGTGAGCCTAAGTACATGGAGGCATTTCCATCAACCATAACTACAATATCGCAAAAAGCAGGAATATAAGCTCCGCCCGCTGCTGACGGCCCAAACAATAAACACACTTGTGGTACACGTCCTGAAAGCTTTATTTGGTTATGAAAAATTCGTCCTGCTCCACGTCGACCTGGAAACATTTCAATTTGATCCGTGATTCTTGCTCCTGCTGAATCTACTAAATATAGCATTGGTATTTCTAGTTTTTCTGCAGTTTCCTGAATACGAATTATTTTTTCTACCGTTCGTGATCCCCATGAGCCTGCCTTGACTGTTGAATCGTTGGCCATAACGCAAACTTGTTGGCCGTTAATCTTTCCAATACCTGTAACCACTCCATCTGCAGGCAGATCCTCCCTTTGGCAATTAGCAAAAAAAGCATCTTCTATTTCTAAGTCCCCATCAAATAAAAGAGCAAGTCGCTCTCGGACAAATAACTTTCCTTGCTCTTGATTCTTTTCATGATATTTTGGATGTCCTCCTGATTTGATTCTCTCTTCTATTTCTTTTAATATTTTTGTATTTCCCACGAACAAGTAACCCCCTTCTTTCTCATTCTCCCTTATAGACCGGGCTTCTTTTCTCTTGAAAAGCTTGAAGTCCCTCTAATCGATCTTTTGTTCCAATTGTCTTCTTATAAAAAGTGTGTTCTATGTTTAATCCTTCCTCTAAACTAAGCTCGATTCCCTGATCGATGGCCTGTTTTGCCAACCGCACGGCAATGGGGCCATTTTGTGAAATCTGCTTGGCAATTTGTAGAGTACGTTCATATAGTCCTTCTGGCTCTGATATGAATTCGGTAACCCCATAATGGTAAGATTCTTGAGCATTTAACCGTTTGGCCGAGAGAATCATCCATTTTGCCTTTCCAGCACCAATTAACCTGCTTAATCGTTGCGTTCCTCCCGCTCCAGGAATAATTCCAAGAGAGGTTTCAGTAAGCCCGACCTTGGCATCGGTACTCATGACTCTAAAATCACAGCCCAATGCTAGTTCAAGTCCGCCACCAAAAGCTACTCCTTGAATCATAGCAACTACCGGAAATGGCAATGCTTCTACTTTCTTTACTACATCACCAATTTGTTGAACGGTCTGAATTACCTCTCGATCGTTCATTCCTTTTCTCTCTTTTAAATCGGCCCCCGCACAAAATGCCTTTTCTCCTTCTCCTGTTAAGATAAGGCATCGTATATCTGACCTGTTTTTTACCTCCTCTAGAGTTTGTAGAAATTCTTTCAGCATTTCTTGTGATAAAGCGTTAGCTGCCTCTGGACGATTCAGTTTTAGCATACCAATATGGGAATCTATCATATCAAATGTAACCGTTTTACTCATCGATTGTCTTCCTCCTTCCTCATCTGATTTCTTATTTGCATTTGATGACTAGGAAGGGACTTTCCAACAGCTTCTTGAATAAAATCTGCTGCCTTCATGAGTTGGCTGGTCTGTATCCCCGTTTCAACCCCCATAGACTCTAGCATATGATTTAGGTCATCCGTGGCCAGATTACCCGAGGCTCCTTTTGCGTAAGGGCACCCACCTAATCCACCAAGAGAGCTATCAAAGATGGTAAATCCCATTTCAAGCGCCGCCCATACATTTGCTAGTGCCATTCCTCGCGTATTATGAAAATGTAAGGCTATTTTTTCTTGAGGAATATATTTAGTGAGTTCGTATAAGACTTGCTGGACTTGTCTTGGATTCGCAACACCAATCGTATCTCCTAATGATAATTCATCGACTCCCATTTCTAGTAACCTCTCAGAAACCTTAACAACCTGAGAAACTGCTACGTCACCATCATAGGGACAACCAAACACGGTAGAAACGTAGCCTCTAATATTTCTTCCTGTGGCTTTCCCCTCTTTGACGACCTCTTCTAACACAGAATAGGTCTCATCGATCGTCTTATTAATATTTCGTTTGTTATGTCCCTCACTGGCAGACATAAACACTGAAAACTCGTGAATAGGAGTGTCAAGCGCCCTTTCCAACCCTTTTCGATTAGGAATAAGCGCTGCATAGGTTACATCGGGATGGGAAGGAAGATGTTTTACTACTTGTTCCGAATCTGCTAATTGTGGGATCCACTTTGGATGAACAAACGAAGTTACTTCTAAATAGCGCAAGCCAGTTTGAACTAACTTTTCAATCCATGCTATTTTTTGTTCCGTTGGAATAAGTTTTTTTTCATTTTGTAGACCATCCCTTGGACCTACTTCTTTTATGAAAACTTCTTTTGGAAATGACAAACTTCCACTTCCCCTCTACTCTTCTTCCACAACGGCGATAAGGTCTCCCTCATTTACAAAATCTCCTTCTTTCACATAAAAGGTGGTCACCTTTCCTTTCACAGGAGTTGATATAGGAATCTCCATTTTCATAGACTCAAGAATAACAACATCCTGGCCAATATTAACCGTATCTCCTTCTGTCACTATCTTCTTCCATATACTACCTGCCATATTTGCAACTACATCAGCCATGACTTATATCCATCCTTTCTTTTACTAGACTTGTTATTTGATAATCTTGTAGATAGGTGGTCCATGTAGACCCTTGTTTAAATTTCTCATGTTTTCCAATTACCTTTAGTAATGGCAAATTGGTTTTTATCCCTTCCACAACTGTATAATTTAATGCACTGTTCAATTTTTCTATTGCTTGTGACCTGTTTGAACCATGTACTATGACTTTAGCAATCATTGGATCATAGTAGGGCGTCACTTTTGCACCTTCTTGAACTCCTGTGTCCACTCGAGAATCCTTAGAAAAAGATAACTTTGTGATTAATCCAGGCGATGGATAAAAAGTAATCGGGTCCTCTGCATACACACGAACCTCTATGGAGTGCCCCTTTATTCTTAAGTCCCCTTGGCGGTATCTTAGTTCTTCACCAGCAGCTATTCTTAACTGCTCCTCCACCAAGTCAAGGCCCGTAATAAATTCTGTAACAGGATGCTCCACTTGAAGTCGTGTATTCATTTCTAAAAAATAGAAATTTTGTTCTGAATCTACTAAAAATTCGATAGTACCCGCATTCTGATAGCCAATATTTTGGGCTGCGATAACAGCTGCTTCTGCCATTCTCTCTCTCGTTTTTTCTGTTAAGAATGGAGAAGGAGCTTCCTCAAGGATTTTTTGATGTCTACGTTGAATGGAACATTCACGATCAAATAGGTGAATGACATTTCCATATCGGTCAGCCAAAATTTGAACTTCAATGTGTCTAGCATTTTCAAGCTTTTTCTCCATATACATAGTTCCATCTCCGAAAAACGCAGTGGACCTTCTTTGGTTCGATTCGAAGGCTTTTTTTAACTCTTCATTAGAATAAACAGTTTCCATCCCAATTCCACCGCCTCCGGCTGATGCTTTGATCATCACTGGGTAGCCAATGGATTGGGCTGCAAGTACAGCTTCATTTTCGTCTTTAATTCCATGAAATATCCCAGGTATAACAGGAAGTCCTGCAGCTTCCATAGTTTTCCTAGCCTCAATCTTGCTTCCCATTGTTCTTATGACCTCTGAGGTGGGACCAATAAACGTAACACCTGCTTCTGTACATTTTTTCGCAAAATCTGCATTTTCACTTAATAAACCATAGCCTGGATGAATAGCGTCTACCTTCTCCTGTTTGGCTAGATCAATGATGGCATCCATCTTTAAATAGCTATCTTGGACACGAGAAGTTCCAATAAGGAACGCATCATCTGCTTCTTTTACAAAAGGCATCTCCGTATCTGCTTCCGAAAAAATTACTACAGTATGAATCCCTAGTCTTTTACACGTTTTTATAATTCGTGAAGCAATCTCTCCACGGTTTGCAATCAAAACTTTGTCAAACAAAAAAGACCCCTCCTACACACAACCTAATTGTCTTGAGATCACCAATCTCTGAATCTCGGATGTTCCTTCCCCAATTTCTAATAGTTTGGCATCTCTCAACATCCGTTCCACTTCGTATTCCCGCATATACCCATAACCGCCATGGATCTGAATGGCTTGATTCGCGGTTCGAAAAGCAGCTTCTGAGGCGTAGAGTTTGGCAAAGGCTGCTTCTTTGGTAAAAGGCTTCCCTTGGTCTTTCAGCCATGCAGCTTTATGAACCATATTTCTTGCAAGTTCAACTTCCATTGCCATATCAGCCAATTTAAATTGAATAGCTTGAAAAGAGGAAATAGATTTCCCAAACTGTTTCCGCTCTTTCGCATAAGCTAGAGCCTTTTCTAATGCACCTTGTGCTATGCCAACAGCGAGTGCACCTATGGAAATACGGCCTCCATCTAATGTGTAAAGAAATTGCTTAAATCCTTTTTGGGGATCTCCTAAGAGATTTTCCTTTGGAACTTTTACATTTTCTAAAATAATTTCCGTCGTATTCGATCCTCGGACACCCATTTTGTCATAAGGAGCTGTTATCGTTAACCCCATTGTGTTTTTTGGTACGACAATAGCAGAGATTATATTCTTTCCCCGTTCATCTTTTCCAGTAACAGCTGTCACTGTAATGGTCCTAGCATAACTTGCATTTGTGATCCAGCATTTTTCTCCATTGATAATGTAATGATCATCCACTAATTCCGCCTTTGTTTGGGTCCCCCCAGCATCAGAACCTGCATTAGGTTCAGTCAAACCAAAAGAACCAAGAGCTTTCCCCTTAGCTAGCGGTATAAGATGCTCTTGCTTTTGCTCTTCTGTCCCAAAATAATAAATAGGTGATGCACCTAAACTTACAGCTGCAGCGTAACTCAGTCCCGTACTCCCACATACACGACCAATTTCTTCAACTGCTAGAGCATAGGTTAAAGTGTCCCCTCCTGAACCACCATATTTTTCAGGAAAAGGAATACCCATCAAACCAAGCTGACCCATCTGTTTAAAAATATCTTCTGGAAACATTGAGTCTCTATCAATTTCTACTGTTATGGGTCTAATTTTCTCCTCGGCAAAATTGTGAACCATTTCCCTTGTCATTTCCTGTTCCTTGGACAATGTAAAATCCATAAACTTCCCCCTTTGTGAAGTGAATTAGACCGACTGGTTGGTCGGTACAAGCCATAGTCATGTGTCCTTTGTTAATAAATACCCCTTAGTTCTTGCTTCTCCTAGCATAGAAGAATGAACAACACTATGCAGAATGAAGTCCGTAAAAATATTTGCGATGTCCTCGATCGAATACTCCCCATTTTTTCGATACCATTTGTATGTCCAATTCACCATTCCTAAAATGGACATTACCGTTATATTAGCAGGGATTTCTTTTCTGAATTCTCCCCTTTGAATTCCTTCTTCGATCACTGTACGTAAAAGCAACCGGAACTGATCCCGCTTTTCTTTAATTTCTTCCTCATAGTCTGGTTTTAAGTAATTGCTTTCTTGATAAAAAACTGTAATATGTGGTTTATAAATATCAAACACTCTTACAAATACTTGGATAATCCCATACAACTGATCTAAAGGTCTTTCGTGTTTTTCAAAGGCATGATTGGCTTTTTCCAACACGTAAGTAATAAACGTATCGTGTATTTCAAAAAGCAAATCATCCTTTGATTGAAAATAGTGATAAAACCCCCCTTTTGATGTATTACATGCCTTCACAATGTCATTAACACTTACCCCGTGATAGCCATGTTTTTCAAACAATTCAAGTGCTGCTTCCATAATTGCATCTCTTAGCTCTGCCATTTCCAATCCCGCCTAACACTTTTCACCATTGACACAGTTTATAAAAATGAAACTTTGTAATCGCTTACATAATAACATAAAGTTCTGAAAATTGTAAATTCCAAACGTATTTTTGGTATAAAAACAAATCCACGATTAATCAATTTCATATTTTCAGGTATAGAAAAACCCTCTTGCTCTCCAAAAGGGTTTGTAAATATTTAATTTATTTCATTGACAACAGGGTTGTCTTTATAACTAATCCAGTCGCTCCAACTTCCTGCATATAATTTAGGATTAGCACCAATTGAATCAAGCGCTAAAAAGTTCACACAGGCAGTGACACCAGAGCCACAATAAACTATAATTTCCTTATCTAGATTTCTGTATATCCCGAGGCCTTTTTCTTGTTCTTCTTGTGATTTCCAGCGTCCTTCTTTGGTGATTCTGTTTTGCCAATCTTCATTTTTAGCACTAGGTATATGTCCGGCGATAGGATCGATATTTTCATTTTTCCCTTGATAGCGGTCATTCGACCTAGAATCTATGAACAAGACGTCCTTGTTATTTATAGATTGTTTCACATAATTCATTGAAACTAACATCTGATCTTGGATATTCGGTTCAAAATGTGTAAGTATAGGTTTTCTTATTTCAGCAGACACTGGATATCCTTTTCTTTTCCAATTCGTATAATTCTCCTCTAGTACGTACACTTTCTCATGCCCAAGGTATTTTAGCAGCCACCAAAGTCTTGATGCCATTGCTCCTCCCTGATCATCATAAGCCACCACTATTTTTGTTTGATCTATGCCCGCTCGACTAAATATCTGTACTAGATTTTCTATAGCAGGAAGGGGATGTCTGCCTCCGTGCTCTGAAACAGGGGCTGACAAATCCTTTTCTAAATCGAAATAAATAGAGCCTGAAATATGGTCTTGCAAATAATCATCATATCCCTTCTTGGGGTTTCCTAATTGAAAACGGCAATCGACAACTACCAAATTAGGATCTTTTATATGTTTGTTTAGCCAATCAAGACCAACTAAATTTTTAATAGACACAGGACTTAACCTCCTTTTTTAGTTACCTCGTATAAAAATTCTCGGTAAAGTAAGGTTGATCGTCTTCACTAAAAGCAACTCCTACTCCGAGCAAGCGAAAATCAGGTTGAAGAATATTTTTTCGATGGCCCTCTGAATTCATTAGACCCTCGTGGGCAAAAATGCTACTCGTTTGGCCAGCAGCTAGATTTTCTCCAGCCATCCGATAGTCAATACCATCCTCATCCATTCGATCAAAAGGTGATTGACCTGCAAGATTGGTATGTCCAAAAAAATTGTTTTCCGCCATGTCCCGACTATGATCAACAGCAGTTTCTTTAACCATATCGTCCCATTCGAGAATCGTTAAACCATGGTTGACTCTTGTAGCGTTAGTGACATCAAATAATTGGTAAGCAAATGCCTCGGCCAATTCAGAGCTACCTACTCCATATATCCCATCTTTCTTAAGTTCCAAGTCTTTATCGATAATTTGAATGGCGGTCACGGTGTTATTTTCATGTTTATCATAAAAAATGGTGACATAATTCCCATTCATTTCATATAGGTCATATTCTCCGTTGTTTTGAGTCTGGTAGATCGTCCATCCTTTTTTTATTCCTTCTAGTGGCTCTCCAAATTCCGCACGAACCTGATCTTTGAGGGTATTTAATGTAATGCCTACAGAGGATGCTATTAAATCCTGATTGGTATACAATGCAACTACGTTTTCTTTAGAATCAAAGGCTACCATTACAAAGTTCTGATAGCTTTCGTGATAGGTTCTCCAATGAACTTCATATCCATTTAAACCTACACGTTTAGGAGACCCTAAGACTGCTTCTACCTCATCAAGACTGTCTCCTATTTGAATATTGTAAACAGAAAAAGTTTGCTCAACAGGATTTAACAGCTGTGGTTTCTTTATATTTTGAAACCTTGACTCATCTACTTGCTCATTCAAGGTCCCTTTCAATTCAGAGGTCCAAAATTGTAAATTTGTAAAAAACTTGTTAAGAGTTTCAGGTATATTACTTTCTTCCATTTCCGTCTGGATTGTTCCGATAAAAGATTCTGGATCTGCCTCTTTTACTTTCTCTTGAATCCTAGGATACATAAAAAACAAGATAGCTAGGAGAATGATCGTTAAAAGAAATTTTCTCATATAGTCCCTCCATTCCCACTATCATCCTTTCCATTTTCTCACCAAATTAATGAAAAAACAATAAAAACTGGATTTACAGAGTAATAAAGCATGTGACTTCTTCCTAGAAGAAATCACATGCTGTCCATTAGTTTAGATCATCTACTCATTCTTTTTCACTAAAAGGCTGATTATAAATGGCTTCTTTCCAAGACCGAATTACAGGTCCTGTTTCATCCGTATCCATGATAAAGCTTCCATTACTATATCGATCACTATGCCTCAATTCCATAGGGTCAACAGTAACTCTTGTCCCATTTTCACTTTCTACAAATATTGCTTCGTGTGAAGAAACAACAAACAATTGAACCACTCGATGAGGATTGCGTTTTAATTCTCTCAACATGACAACCCCACGGTTAGCACGGGTCGTTTTTTCAAATTCACTAATCTTCATTCGTTTTACTGAACCGCGATTGGTCAACAAAAATAGATTCGGGGAAGATAAATCATCAAATAGTTGCCCGCTAACGATTGCATCCCCATCCTTGAGATTCATTGCTTTTACACCTGCTGCTCTTAGTCCAACAGAGTTGACTTCCGATTCGTGGAACCAAAGCCCATATCCGTTGTAAGTAGCTAAAAAGACATCTGAATTCCCATCAGATAACCAAACATTTATAACCTCATCATTCCCTTTAAGATTTATTGCTGCTAAAGGTTTTGAATATCTTTGAGCATGATACAAGGAAAGTTCACTTCTTTTTATCATTCCCTTTTTGGTAACAAAGACTAAGTATTTCTTCTCCTCGAAGGAACGAACCGGAATCGAATCAATGATGACTTCATCTTTATCGATTGGCACTACATTGGCAATATGTTGCCCCATATCCTTCCAGCGAATATCTGGCAATTCATGAACAGGAACAAATAAATAATTTCCTTTATTCGTGAATAAAAGAATATTATCTGTTGTATTGATTTCAAGAAGATTCAACAAATAGTCACCTTCTTTCATAGCAAATTCCTCGCCATTTGAGGCTTGATACGAACGAAGACTTGTACGTTTTATATATCCTTCTTTTGTAACCGAAACCAGAACATCCTCACTTGCAATCATAGCTTCTAAATTAATTTTTAATTCTTCAATTTCATTTTCTATATGCGTTAGCCTTGGGCCTTCATACTTTTTCTTTAACTCTTTTAAATCCTTTTTAATAACTGAAAACAGCTTTTTCTCATCAGATAAAACAGTTTCAAGTTCTTTTATTTTGTTTGCCAGCTCTTTTCCTTCTTTTTGTAGGGCTGTAATATCAGTATTCGTTAAGCGATAAAGTTGCAATGTAACAATAGATTCTGCTTGTGGATCTGTAAACTGGTAAAGGTCTTGTAATCTTTGTTTGGCATCTCCTTTATCCTTGGAAGCACGAATGGTTGCAATGACTTCGTCTAAGATGGAGATCGCCTTAATAAGACCTTCCACAATATGCTCGCGTTCTTTCGCTTTTCTCAACTCGAATTTTGACTGTCTAGTGAGTACTTCTTTCTGGTGGTCAATGTAAGCATCTAAAAAATCTGCAAGAGACATAACTTTTGGACGCTTATTATGAATAGCCACCATATTAAAGTTATAGGAAATTTGTAGATCGGTATTTTTGTATAGGTAGTTTAAAACGCTTTGACTATCTGCGTCTTTTTTTAGTTCGATCACGATTCTTAATCCTGTTCGATCTGTTTCATCTCTGACTTCAGCCA
This genomic stretch from Bacillaceae bacterium S4-13-56 harbors:
- a CDS encoding acyl-CoA carboxylase subunit beta, producing MGNTKILKEIEERIKSGGHPKYHEKNQEQGKLFVRERLALLFDGDLEIEDAFFANCQREDLPADGVVTGIGKINGQQVCVMANDSTVKAGSWGSRTVEKIIRIQETAEKLEIPMLYLVDSAGARITDQIEMFPGRRGAGRIFHNQIKLSGRVPQVCLLFGPSAAGGAYIPAFCDIVVMVDGNASMYLGSPRMAEKVIGEKVTLEEMGGARMHCSVSGCGDVLAETEEEAIHYARNYLSYFPQNYKQKPRVNEAQSPLFSERSIEDLIPENQNAPFDMYELVNHLIDEDSFCEIKKLFASEIITGLARMDGKVVGIIANQPRVKGGVLFHDSADKAAKFIQLCDAFHIPLLFLADIPGFMIGTRVERAGIIRHGAKMLAAMSEATVPKISVIVRKAYGAGLYAMAGPAFDPDCCLALPSAQIAVMGPEAAVNAVYANKISELPEEERPVFIKQKQEEYKENIDIYRLASEMVVDAIVDPNQLRKELIQRFAAYESKNVMFSERKHGVYPV
- a CDS encoding enoyl-CoA hydratase; the encoded protein is MSKTVTFDMIDSHIGMLKLNRPEAANALSQEMLKEFLQTLEEVKNRSDIRCLILTGEGEKAFCAGADLKERKGMNDREVIQTVQQIGDVVKKVEALPFPVVAMIQGVAFGGGLELALGCDFRVMSTDAKVGLTETSLGIIPGAGGTQRLSRLIGAGKAKWMILSAKRLNAQESYHYGVTEFISEPEGLYERTLQIAKQISQNGPIAVRLAKQAIDQGIELSLEEGLNIEHTFYKKTIGTKDRLEGLQAFQEKRSPVYKGE
- a CDS encoding hydroxymethylglutaryl-CoA lyase; amino-acid sequence: MSFPKEVFIKEVGPRDGLQNEKKLIPTEQKIAWIEKLVQTGLRYLEVTSFVHPKWIPQLADSEQVVKHLPSHPDVTYAALIPNRKGLERALDTPIHEFSVFMSASEGHNKRNINKTIDETYSVLEEVVKEGKATGRNIRGYVSTVFGCPYDGDVAVSQVVKVSERLLEMGVDELSLGDTIGVANPRQVQQVLYELTKYIPQEKIALHFHNTRGMALANVWAALEMGFTIFDSSLGGLGGCPYAKGASGNLATDDLNHMLESMGVETGIQTSQLMKAADFIQEAVGKSLPSHQMQIRNQMRKEEDNR
- a CDS encoding acetyl-CoA carboxylase biotin carboxyl carrier protein subunit, encoding MADVVANMAGSIWKKIVTEGDTVNIGQDVVILESMKMEIPISTPVKGKVTTFYVKEGDFVNEGDLIAVVEEE
- a CDS encoding acetyl-CoA carboxylase biotin carboxylase subunit, translating into MFDKVLIANRGEIASRIIKTCKRLGIHTVVIFSEADTEMPFVKEADDAFLIGTSRVQDSYLKMDAIIDLAKQEKVDAIHPGYGLLSENADFAKKCTEAGVTFIGPTSEVIRTMGSKIEARKTMEAAGLPVIPGIFHGIKDENEAVLAAQSIGYPVMIKASAGGGGIGMETVYSNEELKKAFESNQRRSTAFFGDGTMYMEKKLENARHIEVQILADRYGNVIHLFDRECSIQRRHQKILEEAPSPFLTEKTRERMAEAAVIAAQNIGYQNAGTIEFLVDSEQNFYFLEMNTRLQVEHPVTEFITGLDLVEEQLRIAAGEELRYRQGDLRIKGHSIEVRVYAEDPITFYPSPGLITKLSFSKDSRVDTGVQEGAKVTPYYDPMIAKVIVHGSNRSQAIEKLNSALNYTVVEGIKTNLPLLKVIGKHEKFKQGSTWTTYLQDYQITSLVKERMDISHG
- a CDS encoding acyl-CoA dehydrogenase; translated protein: MDFTLSKEQEMTREMVHNFAEEKIRPITVEIDRDSMFPEDIFKQMGQLGLMGIPFPEKYGGSGGDTLTYALAVEEIGRVCGSTGLSYAAAVSLGASPIYYFGTEEQKQEHLIPLAKGKALGSFGLTEPNAGSDAGGTQTKAELVDDHYIINGEKCWITNASYARTITVTAVTGKDERGKNIISAIVVPKNTMGLTITAPYDKMGVRGSNTTEIILENVKVPKENLLGDPQKGFKQFLYTLDGGRISIGALAVGIAQGALEKALAYAKERKQFGKSISSFQAIQFKLADMAMEVELARNMVHKAAWLKDQGKPFTKEAAFAKLYASEAAFRTANQAIQIHGGYGYMREYEVERMLRDAKLLEIGEGTSEIQRLVISRQLGCV
- a CDS encoding TetR/AcrR family transcriptional regulator, with translation MAELRDAIMEAALELFEKHGYHGVSVNDIVKACNTSKGGFYHYFQSKDDLLFEIHDTFITYVLEKANHAFEKHERPLDQLYGIIQVFVRVFDIYKPHITVFYQESNYLKPDYEEEIKEKRDQFRLLLRTVIEEGIQRGEFRKEIPANITVMSILGMVNWTYKWYRKNGEYSIEDIANIFTDFILHSVVHSSMLGEARTKGYLLTKDT
- a CDS encoding sulfurtransferase codes for the protein MSIKNLVGLDWLNKHIKDPNLVVVDCRFQLGNPKKGYDDYLQDHISGSIYFDLEKDLSAPVSEHGGRHPLPAIENLVQIFSRAGIDQTKIVVAYDDQGGAMASRLWWLLKYLGHEKVYVLEENYTNWKRKGYPVSAEIRKPILTHFEPNIQDQMLVSMNYVKQSINNKDVLFIDSRSNDRYQGKNENIDPIAGHIPSAKNEDWQNRITKEGRWKSQEEQEKGLGIYRNLDKEIIVYCGSGVTACVNFLALDSIGANPKLYAGSWSDWISYKDNPVVNEIN
- a CDS encoding CAP domain-containing protein — protein: MRKFLLTIILLAILFFMYPRIQEKVKEADPESFIGTIQTEMEESNIPETLNKFFTNLQFWTSELKGTLNEQVDESRFQNIKKPQLLNPVEQTFSVYNIQIGDSLDEVEAVLGSPKRVGLNGYEVHWRTYHESYQNFVMVAFDSKENVVALYTNQDLIASSVGITLNTLKDQVRAEFGEPLEGIKKGWTIYQTQNNGEYDLYEMNGNYVTIFYDKHENNTVTAIQIIDKDLELKKDGIYGVGSSELAEAFAYQLFDVTNATRVNHGLTILEWDDMVKETAVDHSRDMAENNFFGHTNLAGQSPFDRMDEDGIDYRMAGENLAAGQTSSIFAHEGLMNSEGHRKNILQPDFRLLGVGVAFSEDDQPYFTENFYTR
- the parC gene encoding DNA topoisomerase IV subunit A, giving the protein MVGPEKYLDLPLEEVIGDRFGRYSKYIIQDRALPDARDGLKPVQRRILYAMHRERNTHDKPFRKSAKTVGNVIGNYHPHGDSSVYEAMVRMSQEWKVRNVLIEMHGNNGSIDGDPPAAMRYTEARLSSFASELLRDIDKETVDFVENFDDTDKEPVVLPSKVPHLLINGSTGISAGYATDIPPHHLGEVIDGVIMRIDHPESTIDDLMTVIKGPDFPTGGIIQGIEGIKNAYSTGKGRIILRGKATIESIKGNKEQIVIDEIPYDVNKANLVKRMDELRLDRKVEGMAEVRDETDRTGLRIVIELKKDADSQSVLNYLYKNTDLQISYNFNMVAIHNKRPKVMSLADFLDAYIDHQKEVLTRQSKFELRKAKEREHIVEGLIKAISILDEVIATIRASKDKGDAKQRLQDLYQFTDPQAESIVTLQLYRLTNTDITALQKEGKELANKIKELETVLSDEKKLFSVIKKDLKELKKKYEGPRLTHIENEIEELKINLEAMIASEDVLVSVTKEGYIKRTSLRSYQASNGEEFAMKEGDYLLNLLEINTTDNILLFTNKGNYLFVPVHELPDIRWKDMGQHIANVVPIDKDEVIIDSIPVRSFEEKKYLVFVTKKGMIKRSELSLYHAQRYSKPLAAINLKGNDEVINVWLSDGNSDVFLATYNGYGLWFHESEVNSVGLRAAGVKAMNLKDGDAIVSGQLFDDLSSPNLFLLTNRGSVKRMKISEFEKTTRANRGVVMLRELKRNPHRVVQLFVVSSHEAIFVESENGTRVTVDPMELRHSDRYSNGSFIMDTDETGPVIRSWKEAIYNQPFSEKE